A single region of the Hippocampus zosterae strain Florida unplaced genomic scaffold, ASM2543408v3 HiC_scaffold_251, whole genome shotgun sequence genome encodes:
- the LOC127594777 gene encoding serine/threonine-protein kinase Nek2-like gives MLSYELAEYRFTKEIGRGNFSRVYRVQRIADGEHYALKRSTLPKKNQKKAAEYLLNEIRVQLSFDSPFIVKMYDCFFDSISNSIITVSELMTGGDLSHFVESHQHCQDQQHVKITDLNTAFINKSHHKEGQSMASTKAGTPLYLSPEIFMGEKYDSKTDIWSLGVLLYEMCNFHMPFSGFTLEQVSAKVINGRDLRPTASQLLARPYMKMKTKGDSSKPNVSGDNKENQMLIKTIRMPTALLKESFSTARLKEVEATNSRLQGEQDELRRTVLRQAEKIMYLTGCVRYQLYSMSEEQKDALISQLKEELMTLRQGEKEQDDLSYELKALEKKFEAALDEKNRAEREMRRELENENRSIMKVKREIEDLKSDINHINSNLSEINADNQSLKEMSEFRTREIEKLKNVAAAKEEKAKLDEAIAELKKKMEESSAKAKSLEKEIREAELENAKLEKNLMYCQKEYEMLAKECKKKAELIKQSEERQADHERKIKELEEEKKALEAKCKESKEAAEACEQKYKDEIDRGKALADKIQSLEGSIRGKEAQIEELKNSIEVNKQRVAILGQEAKALESEIEKNLDITAELESLHKDA, from the exons ATGCTTTCATACGAACTGGCAGAATATAGATTCACAAAAGAGATCGGGAGAGGAAACTTTTCGCGGGTGTACAGGGTGCAGAGGATCGCCGACGGAGAGCACTACGCGCTGAAGCGATCGACACTtccaaagaaaaatcaaaagaaagcTGCTGAATACTTGCTCAACGAAATTAGGGTGCAGCTCAGCTTTGACAGCCCTTTCATAGTCAAAATGTACGACTGCTTTTTCGATTCCATCTCTAACAGCATCATCACTGTCAGCGAGCTGATGACCGGCGGCGATCTCAGTCACTTCGTCGAGTCGCACCAACATTGTCAG GACCAGCAGCACGTCAAAATCACGGACCTCAACACCGCCTTCATCAACAAGAGTCACCATAAAGAGGGGCAGTCGATGGCCTCCACCAAGGCCGGCACTCCTCTCTACCTCTCGCCTGAAATCTTCATGGGGGAGAAGTACGACAGTAAGACTGATATCTGGTCTCTGGGGGTGCTGCTCTACGAGATGTGCAACTTCCACATGCCTTTCAGCGGGTTCACGCTTGAGCAGGTATCGGCCAAAGTGATCAACGGTCG GGATCTGAGGCCCACCGCCTCTCAGCTGCTGGCTCGGCCgtacatgaaaatgaaaacgaaGGGGGACTCCAGCAAACCCAACGTCTCAGGTGATAACAAAGAAAATCAGATGCTCATCAAGACCATCAGAATGCCCACG GCTCTGCTGAAGGAGAGCTTCAGCACTGCCCGGCTGAAAGAGGTGGAGGCGACGAACTCGCGGCTGCAGGGGGAGCAGGACGAGCTGCGGCGGACGGTGCTGCGGCAGGCCGAGAAGATCATGTACCTGACAGG GTGCGTCCGTTACCAGCTGTACTCGATGAGCGAGGAGCAGAAGGATGCCCTCATTTCCCAGCTCAAGGAGGAGCTCATGACCCTCCGCCAGGGCGAGAAGGAGCAGGACGACCTTTCTTATGAACTCAAAGCCCTCGAAAAAAAGTTTGAGGCTGCTCTTGATGAAAAGAATAGGGCCGAGCGCGAGATGCGCCGCGAGCTGGAGAACGAGAACCGCTCGATCATGAAGGTCAAGCGCGAGATCGAGGACCTCAAGAGCGACATCAACCACATCAACAGCAACCTCAGCGAGATCAACGCCGATAATCAGTCGCTCAAGGAGATGTCCGAATTTCGGACCAGAGAAATCGAAAAGCTGAAGAA CGTGGCGGCGGCCAAGGAGGAGAAGGCCAAGCTCGACGAGGCCATCGCCGAGCTTAAGAAAAAGATGGAGGAGAGTTCCGCCAAGGCCAAGTCCCTCGAAAAGGAAATCCGCGAGGCAGAACTGGAAAACGCCAAGCTCGAGAAGAACCTGATGTACTGCCAGAAGGAGTACGAGATGCTGGCCAAAGAGTGCAAGAAGAAAGCTGAGCTCATCAAGCAATCCGAAGAAAGGCAGGCCGACCACGAGAGGAAGATCAAGGAACTCGAAGAGGAGAAGAAAGCTCTGGAGGCCAAGTGCAAGGAGAGTAAGGAAGCCGCTGAGGCCTGCGAGCAGAAGTACAAAGACGAAATTGACCGGGGCAAGGCCCTGGCTGACAAGATCCAGTCGCTCGAAGGGTCCATCCGCGGCAAGGAGGCCCAGATTGAAGAGCTCAAGAATTCGATCGAGGTCAACAAGCAAAGGGTGGCAATTCTGGGTCAGGAGGCCAAGGCTCTCGAGAGCGAGATCGAGAAGAATTTGGACATCACCGCCGAGCTTGAGAGCCTCCACAAAGAT